The Halosimplex litoreum genome has a window encoding:
- a CDS encoding lysylphosphatidylglycerol synthase transmembrane domain-containing protein: protein MNGDRWATIVGFVGAALVLAALVWVVGIGDILTELRGIEPQFLLVILGVAVVWLFLWGMALRTVLGALDAPLSVAMSGFVFAGAVFSNNVTPFGQAGGEPVSGYLISRATDSEYETGLAAIASVDALHFVPSIGYAVVGLTFVLAGAAEFGRNLVFATSALVVLLVGIPAAAYFGWQYRYELEGAVVGAATPVVRTLGRVVPRVSPPTPEAIERRIEGFFAAIERVATSRTTLLEAVGFSALGWLAKCTSLWLSVYALGHTVPFSSVLLVVPMGAVAGMTPLPGGLGGVDAVLIALLVSTTGIAGGVAGAAVLVHRGATYVFPTVVGGGVAFALGVGD, encoded by the coding sequence ATGAACGGGGACAGGTGGGCCACGATCGTCGGTTTCGTCGGCGCTGCGCTGGTTCTCGCGGCCCTGGTGTGGGTCGTCGGTATCGGCGACATCCTCACCGAGCTCCGCGGGATCGAGCCGCAGTTCCTCCTCGTGATCCTCGGGGTCGCGGTCGTGTGGTTGTTCCTCTGGGGGATGGCGCTGCGGACGGTACTCGGCGCGCTCGACGCCCCGCTGTCGGTCGCGATGAGCGGGTTCGTCTTCGCCGGCGCGGTCTTCTCGAACAACGTCACCCCCTTCGGTCAGGCGGGCGGCGAGCCCGTCAGCGGCTACCTCATCTCCCGGGCGACCGACAGCGAGTACGAGACCGGCCTGGCGGCCATCGCCTCCGTCGACGCGCTCCACTTCGTCCCCTCGATCGGCTACGCCGTGGTGGGACTCACGTTCGTCCTCGCCGGCGCCGCCGAGTTCGGCCGCAACCTCGTCTTCGCGACGAGCGCGCTGGTCGTCCTTCTGGTCGGGATCCCCGCCGCTGCCTACTTCGGCTGGCAGTACCGCTACGAGCTGGAGGGGGCGGTCGTCGGCGCCGCCACACCGGTCGTCCGCACGCTCGGCCGGGTCGTCCCCCGTGTGTCGCCGCCGACGCCCGAGGCCATCGAGCGCCGCATCGAGGGGTTTTTCGCCGCCATCGAGCGCGTCGCGACGAGCCGCACGACGCTGCTCGAAGCCGTCGGCTTCTCGGCGCTGGGCTGGCTGGCGAAGTGTACCTCGCTGTGGCTGTCGGTGTACGCGCTGGGTCACACGGTCCCGTTCTCGTCGGTGTTGCTCGTCGTCCCGATGGGCGCCGTCGCCGGGATGACACCGCTGCCCGGCGGACTCGGCGGCGTCGACGCCGTGTTGATCGCCCTGCTCGTCTCGACGACCGGGATCGCCGGCGGCGTCGCCGGCGCGGCCGTCCTCGTCCACCGCGGCGCCACCTACGTCTTCCCGACCGTCGTCGGCGGCGGCGTCGCCTTCGCCCTCGGCGTCGGCGACTGA
- the thiL gene encoding thiamine-phosphate kinase: MDERTALGLLGDRLSAAGDDAAVVDGQVVTTDMLHDRTDFPDGTARYTAGWRAVGASLSDVAAMGADATAAVAVYAAPAFDEAQLADFVDGASEVCEAVGAEYVGGDLDHHDEFTVATTALGDADEPVPRSGAAVGDAVCVTGSLGRSGAALRLFERGDPTDLERANDLFRFEPRVTAGRALAGRATAMMDSSDGLARSLHQLAEASDCGFAVESPLPIDPVVDEVAADGDDRLELGVHFGEDFELVCTVPEKALAAVREDLSVDLTRVGTVVEREARSTSDRRGEAAASRVTLDGEPLADRGYTH, from the coding sequence ATGGACGAACGGACCGCGTTGGGGCTGCTCGGCGACCGTCTGTCGGCGGCGGGCGACGACGCCGCCGTCGTCGACGGCCAGGTCGTGACCACCGACATGCTCCACGACCGGACGGACTTCCCCGACGGGACGGCCCGCTACACCGCCGGCTGGCGCGCCGTCGGGGCCTCGCTGTCGGACGTGGCCGCGATGGGCGCCGACGCCACCGCTGCCGTCGCCGTCTACGCCGCCCCCGCCTTCGACGAGGCCCAACTCGCCGACTTCGTCGACGGCGCGAGCGAGGTCTGCGAAGCGGTCGGCGCCGAGTACGTCGGCGGCGACCTGGACCACCACGACGAGTTCACCGTCGCCACCACGGCGCTGGGCGACGCCGACGAGCCCGTTCCCCGCTCGGGCGCCGCAGTCGGCGACGCCGTGTGCGTCACCGGCTCCCTCGGTCGAAGCGGAGCCGCACTCCGGCTGTTCGAACGGGGCGATCCAACCGACCTCGAGCGCGCCAACGACCTGTTCCGCTTCGAGCCCCGCGTCACCGCCGGGCGCGCGCTGGCCGGTCGGGCGACCGCGATGATGGACTCCAGCGACGGGCTGGCCCGCTCGCTCCACCAACTCGCCGAGGCCAGCGACTGCGGGTTCGCCGTCGAGTCGCCGCTACCGATCGACCCGGTCGTCGACGAGGTGGCCGCCGATGGCGACGACCGGCTGGAGCTGGGCGTCCACTTCGGCGAGGACTTCGAACTCGTCTGTACGGTCCCCGAGAAGGCGCTCGCGGCCGTTCGCGAGGACCTGTCGGTCGATCTGACGCGAGTCGGGACGGTCGTCGAGCGCGAGGCGCGGAGCACCTCGGACCGCCGTGGCGAAGCCGCGGCGAGCCGCGTTACCCTGGACGGCGAGCCGCTCGCCGACAGGGGATACACGCACTGA
- a CDS encoding mechanosensitive ion channel family protein: MFTLQQEVALDPQQYVPAVVGAVTTVVLFVVSFALIYVVGRSVATSAVERGLERRDVDDTLVTIAVSATVAVVAVVAVALAATVAGFGVVLAAFATLAGALALAVGFAAQDLIANFVAGVFIIQDEPFTVGDWIEWNGNEGVVREVQLRVTKLDTFDNELVTVPNSDLANAAVVNNVANDRRRVSVDFGIGYDDDIERAREAIVDEGARVDAVLDDPEPSAPVTQLGDSAVVLSGRVWIRPDESSYGAVRSEFVEAVKERFDADGLDMPYPNTELSGDLTVTNAEARSATGGD, translated from the coding sequence ATGTTCACACTGCAACAGGAAGTGGCGCTCGACCCCCAACAGTACGTCCCCGCGGTCGTCGGCGCCGTCACGACGGTCGTGTTGTTCGTCGTCTCGTTCGCGCTCATCTACGTGGTCGGACGGAGTGTGGCGACGAGCGCGGTCGAGCGCGGGCTCGAACGTCGAGACGTCGACGACACGCTCGTCACGATCGCGGTGAGCGCGACCGTCGCCGTCGTCGCCGTCGTCGCCGTCGCGCTGGCTGCGACCGTCGCGGGCTTCGGCGTCGTGCTGGCGGCGTTCGCCACCCTGGCCGGGGCGCTCGCGCTGGCCGTCGGTTTCGCCGCCCAGGACCTCATCGCCAACTTCGTCGCCGGCGTGTTCATCATCCAGGACGAACCGTTCACCGTCGGTGACTGGATCGAGTGGAACGGGAACGAGGGCGTCGTCCGGGAGGTCCAGTTGCGGGTGACGAAACTCGACACGTTCGACAACGAACTCGTGACGGTCCCGAACAGCGACCTCGCGAACGCCGCCGTCGTCAACAACGTCGCCAACGACCGGCGCCGCGTCTCGGTCGACTTCGGGATCGGATACGACGACGACATCGAGCGGGCGCGCGAAGCCATCGTCGACGAGGGCGCACGCGTCGACGCCGTCCTCGACGACCCTGAGCCGTCGGCGCCCGTCACGCAACTGGGCGACTCGGCCGTCGTCCTCTCCGGTCGTGTCTGGATCCGCCCGGACGAGTCCAGCTACGGAGCGGTCCGCTCGGAGTTCGTCGAGGCCGTCAAAGAACGGTTCGACGCCGACGGACTCGACATGCCCTACCCCAACACGGAGCTATCGGGCGATCTCACGGTCACGAACGCCGAGGCGCGCTCGGCGACCGGCGGCGATTGA
- a CDS encoding site-2 protease family protein codes for MDERRTPADGPPVADVESVFQVADVRVDDETVYYLGTPLASAEVLERELWGLFRDAGYDVSLTTRAQSSAPFDERPVVEDRFGPTRPQYVLVAEPRSPHIDGIPWTNLVFFVLTVLSTLYVGSIWYYVDLDSPLALLEAWPFTAAILGVLAVHEFGHYVTIRYHDVDASLPYFIPFPSLIGTMGAVIRMRGRIPDRKALFDIGVSGPLAGLVATVVVTVIGLFLDPITVPESVASGGGAIRFNDPLLLVILAEVTGQPLSYPDPGLAANPVIFGGWVGMFVTFLNLLPVGQFDGGHIVRAILGPRQETVAAAVPAALFGLAGYLYLAQEATNAVVLWVVWGVIAAGLAYAGPATPIRDDPIGSRRRALGALTLVLGLLCFTPVPFEILAA; via the coding sequence ATGGACGAGCGTCGCACGCCGGCGGACGGGCCGCCGGTCGCGGACGTCGAGTCGGTCTTTCAGGTGGCCGACGTGCGCGTCGACGACGAGACGGTCTACTACCTGGGTACGCCGCTGGCGTCCGCCGAGGTCTTAGAGCGCGAGCTGTGGGGCCTGTTCCGCGACGCCGGCTACGACGTGTCGCTGACGACTCGCGCCCAGTCGTCGGCGCCGTTCGACGAGCGGCCGGTCGTCGAGGACCGGTTCGGACCCACCCGCCCGCAGTACGTCCTCGTCGCCGAACCCCGCTCGCCACACATCGACGGGATCCCGTGGACGAACCTCGTCTTCTTCGTCCTGACGGTGCTGTCGACGCTGTACGTCGGGTCGATCTGGTACTACGTCGACCTCGACAGCCCGCTGGCCCTGCTGGAGGCGTGGCCGTTCACCGCGGCGATCCTGGGCGTGCTGGCGGTCCACGAGTTCGGTCACTACGTCACGATCCGCTACCACGACGTGGACGCGAGCCTGCCCTACTTCATCCCGTTCCCCTCGCTCATCGGGACGATGGGCGCGGTCATCCGCATGCGCGGCCGTATCCCCGACCGGAAGGCGCTGTTCGACATCGGCGTCTCCGGCCCGCTCGCGGGGCTGGTCGCGACGGTCGTCGTGACCGTGATCGGGTTGTTCCTCGACCCGATCACCGTCCCCGAGAGCGTCGCCAGCGGCGGCGGCGCGATCCGCTTCAACGACCCGCTCCTGCTGGTGATCCTCGCCGAGGTGACCGGCCAGCCGCTGTCGTATCCCGACCCGGGGCTGGCGGCCAATCCCGTGATCTTCGGCGGCTGGGTCGGCATGTTCGTCACGTTCCTGAACCTCCTGCCGGTCGGGCAGTTCGACGGTGGCCACATCGTCCGCGCGATCCTCGGCCCCCGCCAGGAGACCGTCGCCGCCGCCGTCCCGGCGGCCCTGTTCGGCCTCGCGGGATACCTCTATCTGGCTCAGGAGGCGACGAACGCGGTCGTCCTCTGGGTCGTCTGGGGCGTCATCGCCGCCGGCCTGGCCTACGCCGGCCCCGCGACGCCGATCCGCGACGACCCGATCGGATCCCGTCGCCGGGCCCTGGGAGCGCTGACGCTCGTGCTCGGCCTCCTCTGTTTCACGCCCGTCCCCTTCGAGATCCTCGCGGCGTGA
- a CDS encoding DUF7123 family protein: MSSILQPSNDDAPSKEQRLKAYLRQKAEDGEMYFKSKFIADEVGLSPKEIGALMVKIRDSTTELEVEKWSYTSATTWRVEVA, translated from the coding sequence ATGAGCTCGATACTCCAGCCCTCCAACGACGACGCGCCGTCGAAAGAACAGCGACTCAAGGCGTACCTGCGCCAGAAGGCCGAGGACGGCGAGATGTACTTCAAGAGCAAGTTCATCGCCGACGAGGTCGGCCTGTCACCCAAAGAGATCGGCGCGCTCATGGTGAAGATCCGCGATTCGACGACCGAACTCGAGGTCGAGAAGTGGTCCTACACGAGCGCGACCACGTGGCGCGTCGAAGTCGCCTGA
- the pyrH gene encoding UMP kinase, with translation MKTVVSIGGSVLVPSVGPERVRAYADAVESLDADGYTLGTVVGGGPTAREYIGAARDLGANEIELDQLGIEVTRLNGRLLIAALDERAAPTPPESYETGREAIRRGDIPVMGGTVAGQTTDAVSAAFAEYVNADLLVYATSVDGVYDADPSEDPDAAKFSEITADELVGLIADLEMDAGSNAPVDLLAAKIVQRSGIRTVVLDGTEPAAVERAIRTGDHDGTDVVPEGVGEAPAEWGDR, from the coding sequence ATGAAGACAGTCGTCTCTATCGGCGGGAGCGTGCTCGTCCCGTCGGTGGGTCCGGAGCGGGTGCGGGCCTACGCCGACGCGGTCGAATCGCTCGACGCCGACGGGTACACGCTCGGGACCGTCGTCGGCGGCGGCCCGACGGCTCGCGAGTACATCGGGGCCGCACGCGATCTGGGCGCCAACGAGATCGAACTCGACCAGCTCGGCATCGAGGTCACCCGCCTGAACGGTCGCCTGCTGATCGCCGCACTCGACGAGCGGGCCGCCCCGACGCCGCCCGAGAGCTACGAGACCGGGCGCGAGGCCATCCGGCGCGGTGACATCCCCGTCATGGGCGGGACCGTCGCCGGCCAGACCACCGACGCCGTCAGCGCCGCCTTCGCCGAGTACGTCAACGCCGACCTGCTGGTCTACGCCACCAGCGTCGACGGCGTCTACGACGCCGACCCGAGCGAGGACCCCGACGCCGCGAAGTTCTCTGAGATCACCGCCGACGAACTGGTCGGGCTGATCGCCGACCTGGAGATGGACGCCGGGAGCAACGCCCCCGTCGACCTGCTGGCCGCGAAGATCGTCCAGCGGTCGGGTATCCGTACTGTGGTCCTCGACGGCACCGAGCCCGCGGCCGTCGAACGGGCGATCCGCACCGGCGACCACGACGGCACCGACGTGGTCCCCGAGGGCGTCGGCGAGGCGCCCGCCGAGTGGGGCGACCGATGA
- the lysS gene encoding lysine--tRNA ligase, giving the protein MSESDGDSGTDGPSATARADETDAPGGTETADDTRSDETDGEERYAFWADEVADAVEARDPEEPIVVKGGISPSGVPHLGNVNEIMRGYFVAEVLRERGWEVRQVFTTDDRDPLRKLPRKLADLDGKTVDLGDVNAGALGKNLGHAYTEIPDPFGCCDSYGEHFSTLIAESADLLDAPIDVVSTTDLYESGRMDDVVEHVLANQDRAREVLAEYQDKVDEEYVPFNPFCSECGKVTETVTAVDVDAREVEYVCTDIEAGNRTIEGCGHEGTATFREGKLPWRFEWPAQWQVLGVDFEPFGKDHAEGSWPSGVDIAENVLDIEPPEPMVYEWFTLDGEPFSSSEGNIVLVHDVLETLEPEVLRYFFTKDPNKARDFSIERLDQLVDEFDRVERLYYGEESGTEREERRAERVYPFLSSLSDVPPAALAESGVFGDDPQTVAADFDHNDPENRRRRREFVDGEFESRVRLPYTFAAVLGMFDDEDAREQTALKEGHVADDDPEWAVEDAFGRVALASEWADRTDNEYNYTVSRTELPEVEVDDATAAALDDLAEFVADGRDGEAIQGEIYESAKRHDVEIGDFFGVGYRLFFDEEEGPQLGYFLGDLDRAFVVERLRRER; this is encoded by the coding sequence ATGAGCGAGAGCGACGGTGACAGCGGCACCGACGGCCCGAGCGCTACCGCGCGCGCCGACGAGACGGACGCGCCCGGCGGGACCGAAACGGCCGACGACACCCGGAGCGACGAGACCGACGGCGAGGAGCGCTACGCCTTCTGGGCCGACGAGGTCGCCGACGCCGTCGAGGCCCGCGACCCCGAGGAGCCGATCGTGGTCAAGGGCGGCATCTCTCCCTCCGGGGTCCCGCATCTGGGCAACGTCAACGAGATCATGCGCGGCTACTTCGTCGCCGAGGTCCTCCGAGAGCGCGGCTGGGAGGTCCGCCAGGTGTTCACCACCGACGACCGCGACCCGCTCCGCAAGCTCCCCCGCAAGCTCGCCGACCTCGACGGGAAGACCGTCGACCTGGGCGACGTGAACGCCGGCGCGCTCGGCAAGAACCTCGGGCACGCGTACACGGAGATCCCCGATCCCTTCGGCTGCTGTGACTCCTACGGCGAACACTTCTCGACGCTGATCGCCGAGTCCGCCGACTTGCTCGACGCCCCCATCGACGTGGTCTCGACCACCGACCTCTACGAGTCCGGCCGCATGGACGACGTGGTCGAACACGTCCTCGCGAATCAGGATCGGGCGCGGGAGGTCCTCGCCGAGTACCAGGACAAGGTCGACGAGGAGTACGTCCCGTTCAACCCCTTCTGTTCGGAGTGCGGAAAGGTGACCGAAACTGTGACTGCGGTCGACGTGGACGCCCGCGAGGTCGAGTACGTCTGCACCGATATCGAGGCCGGCAACCGCACCATCGAGGGCTGCGGTCACGAGGGGACGGCCACCTTCCGCGAGGGGAAACTCCCCTGGCGCTTCGAGTGGCCCGCCCAGTGGCAGGTCCTCGGGGTCGATTTCGAGCCGTTCGGCAAGGACCACGCCGAGGGGTCGTGGCCCTCCGGCGTCGACATCGCCGAGAACGTCCTCGACATCGAACCCCCGGAGCCGATGGTCTACGAGTGGTTCACCCTCGACGGCGAGCCCTTTTCCTCCTCGGAGGGCAACATCGTCCTCGTCCACGACGTGCTGGAGACGCTCGAACCCGAAGTTCTCAGGTACTTCTTCACCAAGGACCCGAACAAGGCCCGCGACTTCAGTATCGAGCGCCTCGACCAGCTCGTCGACGAGTTCGACCGCGTCGAGCGACTCTACTACGGCGAGGAGTCCGGAACCGAGCGCGAGGAACGGCGCGCCGAACGCGTCTATCCGTTCCTGAGTTCGCTTTCGGACGTGCCGCCCGCGGCGCTGGCCGAGTCCGGAGTGTTCGGTGACGACCCCCAGACGGTCGCCGCCGACTTCGACCACAACGACCCCGAAAACCGCCGCCGTCGCCGCGAGTTCGTCGACGGCGAGTTCGAGAGTCGGGTGCGTCTCCCCTACACCTTCGCCGCGGTGCTGGGGATGTTCGACGACGAAGACGCTCGCGAGCAGACCGCGCTGAAGGAAGGTCACGTCGCCGACGACGACCCCGAGTGGGCGGTCGAGGACGCCTTCGGCCGCGTCGCGCTCGCCAGCGAATGGGCCGACCGCACCGACAACGAGTACAACTACACAGTCTCGCGGACGGAACTACCCGAAGTCGAGGTCGACGACGCGACCGCCGCCGCGCTGGACGACCTGGCCGAGTTCGTCGCCGACGGCCGCGACGGCGAGGCCATCCAGGGCGAGATCTACGAGAGCGCCAAGCGCCACGACGTCGAGATCGGCGACTTCTTCGGCGTCGGCTATCGCCTCTTTTTCGACGAGGAGGAAGGCCCCCAGCTGGGCTACTTCCTCGGGGATCTGGACCGGGCGTTCGTGGTGGAGCGGTTGCGCCGCGAGCGATAG
- a CDS encoding site-2 protease family protein — protein sequence MVSPLYWVLAAVVVFTAGTMALQARGKLPDSVRVSGPILTLHTLRGRQFLTWLAGPKRLWRAWGNFGVGMALVTMVGMFAAVFNAGIQAMQQPERQPVQNPQNVLVIPGVNDFLPLSAAPEIVLGLLIGLVVHEGGHGLLCRVEDIDIDSMGLAFFSFLPVGAFVEPDEESRLRANRGAQTRMFAAGVTNNFLVAFVGFLLLFGPISGAITVAAGVPVGNAAAGSAADEAGLEYGDLVTEVADQPVANVSEFEDRLAAVDERSVELTLKGGETTTLDRKLALVRSVPSVTDGIGPNQSSATIVESVNGTAVYTEHGFAEAMAGRETVTIETNRGTATFPVGAYGLAVDGGPLANASVPADGTDVIVRSVDGERTPNASAYGDVVGGLQAGQTVEVRASVGGQIDTYSVTAGWDGPGDALGLRTQQGFSGIAVTDAGIDVYPAAQFLAYLGGFSGGWGGLFSGQFLQQMFVVLLLPFLSTLGLGFGYNFAGFVPDVANFYTVAGPLEPLGGGVFMIANILFWTAWVNLNLGVFNCVPTFPLDGGHILRASAESLVARLPVEDGRRATTAVTASISLLMIAGLFLMLFGPQLLN from the coding sequence ATGGTAAGCCCGCTGTACTGGGTGCTCGCCGCGGTCGTCGTCTTCACCGCGGGGACGATGGCGCTGCAGGCGAGGGGTAAGCTCCCCGACTCCGTCAGGGTCTCCGGGCCGATCCTGACCCTCCACACGCTCCGCGGCCGGCAGTTCCTGACGTGGCTCGCCGGGCCCAAACGGCTCTGGCGCGCCTGGGGCAACTTCGGCGTCGGGATGGCCTTGGTGACGATGGTCGGCATGTTCGCCGCGGTGTTCAACGCGGGCATCCAGGCCATGCAACAGCCCGAGCGCCAGCCCGTCCAGAACCCCCAGAACGTCCTCGTGATTCCGGGCGTCAACGACTTCCTCCCGCTCTCGGCGGCCCCCGAGATCGTCCTCGGCCTCCTGATCGGGCTGGTCGTCCACGAGGGCGGCCACGGCCTGCTCTGTCGTGTCGAGGACATCGACATCGACTCGATGGGACTGGCGTTCTTCTCCTTTCTCCCCGTCGGCGCGTTCGTCGAACCCGACGAGGAGAGCCGCCTGCGAGCGAATCGCGGAGCCCAGACCAGGATGTTCGCCGCAGGCGTGACCAACAACTTCCTCGTCGCGTTCGTCGGCTTCCTGCTCCTGTTCGGCCCGATTTCGGGCGCGATAACGGTCGCGGCGGGCGTCCCGGTCGGCAACGCCGCCGCCGGGTCGGCCGCCGACGAGGCCGGCCTGGAGTACGGTGACCTGGTGACCGAGGTGGCGGACCAGCCTGTCGCGAACGTCTCCGAGTTCGAGGACCGGCTGGCCGCGGTCGACGAGCGGTCGGTCGAGCTCACGCTGAAAGGCGGCGAGACGACCACGCTCGACCGGAAGCTCGCCCTGGTTCGGTCGGTCCCGTCGGTGACCGACGGCATCGGACCGAACCAGAGCAGCGCCACTATCGTCGAGTCGGTCAACGGCACCGCCGTCTACACCGAGCACGGCTTCGCCGAGGCGATGGCCGGCCGCGAGACGGTCACCATCGAGACCAACCGCGGGACGGCTACCTTCCCCGTCGGCGCCTACGGGCTGGCCGTCGACGGCGGTCCGCTAGCCAACGCCTCGGTCCCGGCCGACGGGACGGACGTGATCGTCCGCTCGGTCGACGGCGAGCGCACGCCGAACGCCTCCGCGTACGGTGACGTGGTCGGGGGCCTCCAAGCGGGCCAGACCGTCGAGGTGCGGGCGTCGGTCGGCGGCCAGATCGACACCTACAGCGTCACGGCCGGCTGGGACGGTCCGGGCGACGCGCTCGGCCTGCGCACCCAGCAGGGCTTCAGCGGTATCGCGGTGACCGACGCCGGCATCGACGTCTACCCCGCGGCGCAGTTCCTCGCCTACCTCGGCGGGTTCAGCGGCGGCTGGGGCGGGCTGTTCTCAGGCCAGTTCCTCCAGCAGATGTTCGTCGTCCTCCTGTTGCCGTTCCTGAGCACGCTCGGCCTGGGCTTCGGCTACAACTTCGCCGGGTTCGTCCCCGACGTGGCGAACTTCTACACGGTGGCCGGCCCGCTCGAACCGCTCGGCGGCGGCGTGTTCATGATCGCGAACATCCTCTTCTGGACGGCGTGGGTGAACCTGAACCTCGGCGTGTTCAACTGCGTGCCGACCTTCCCGCTGGACGGTGGGCACATCCTCCGGGCGTCGGCGGAGTCGCTGGTCGCGCGCCTGCCCGTCGAGGACGGCCGCCGCGCGACCACCGCGGTCACCGCCTCGATCAGCCTGCTGATGATCGCCGGCCTGTTCCTCATGCTGTTCGGGCCGCAACTGCTGAACTGA
- a CDS encoding heme-binding protein, protein MVRREPPQTEEGWYAFHDLRTVDWEAWRDAPERVRERALDEAVDFLGSAEAVADADEGDSALYAVVGHKADLMVVHLRPTLADTERLERRFERTEFAQFTEQSTSYVSVTEASGYSERAREYFDGEVDDDSGLAQYIQSRLHPSIPDSDHVSFYPMSKRRQPDQNWYDLPFEERAEHMESHGDIGRDYAGRVSQMITGSVGFDDWEWGVTLWADDMTDVKELLYEMRFDPSSSKFAEFGPFYVGRKFPPADLDAYLAGESVPADGASGTSGAAAGERAAHASASGAGHDGNAGGGAHANGDHGARSDGESADPPAESHAGGASDGEPEAVSESSESGGGGRPAAAGKDVDAAELDAEEAGQTLANFGVYPDDYGAGDYALVCYADADAEALVDEVDGLRSNFDHYDTHVLTSVRANQGQTAIVSVWANERAADTAIGFLTDIDAVTHSARGSLGDAGEADDEGGASGDGTDDAEAEESEDTTAADIRAELAEEGVYAGQPHGEDVYALVLYSEADPETLDEEVSDLRDGFGRYDTHVKTAVYGDVADDSDTTAVVSLWDTESAADTAADFLTDLPGIVGRPQDREGFGTMGMFYTVKPDYREEFVDTFGTVGGLLAEMDGHRETALLANREDETDMFIASRWDAREDAMAFFRSDDFRETVQWGREVLADRPRHVFLA, encoded by the coding sequence ATGGTCAGACGCGAGCCGCCGCAGACGGAGGAGGGCTGGTACGCCTTCCACGACCTCAGGACGGTCGACTGGGAGGCCTGGCGCGACGCCCCCGAGCGCGTCCGCGAACGGGCGCTGGACGAGGCCGTCGACTTTCTCGGGTCGGCCGAGGCCGTCGCCGACGCCGACGAGGGTGACTCCGCCCTCTACGCGGTCGTCGGGCACAAGGCCGATCTCATGGTCGTCCACCTCCGACCGACCCTGGCGGACACCGAACGCCTCGAACGGCGGTTCGAGCGCACCGAGTTCGCGCAGTTCACCGAACAGTCCACCTCCTACGTCTCGGTCACCGAGGCGTCGGGCTACAGCGAGCGCGCCCGCGAGTACTTCGACGGCGAGGTCGACGACGACTCCGGGCTGGCGCAGTACATCCAGTCGCGACTGCACCCGTCGATTCCCGACAGCGACCACGTCTCGTTCTATCCGATGTCGAAACGGCGCCAGCCCGACCAGAACTGGTACGACCTGCCCTTCGAGGAACGCGCCGAGCACATGGAGAGTCACGGCGACATCGGCCGCGACTACGCCGGCCGGGTCTCCCAGATGATCACCGGGTCGGTCGGCTTCGACGACTGGGAGTGGGGCGTGACGCTGTGGGCCGACGACATGACCGACGTGAAGGAGCTGCTCTACGAGATGCGCTTCGATCCGTCCTCGTCGAAGTTCGCCGAGTTCGGCCCCTTCTACGTCGGGCGGAAGTTCCCGCCGGCGGACCTCGACGCCTACCTCGCCGGTGAGTCCGTGCCGGCCGACGGCGCGAGCGGGACGAGCGGAGCAGCCGCGGGCGAACGGGCCGCCCACGCGAGCGCCTCGGGAGCCGGTCACGACGGGAACGCGGGCGGCGGTGCTCACGCCAACGGCGACCACGGCGCTCGCAGCGACGGCGAGTCGGCGGATCCGCCGGCCGAGAGCCACGCCGGCGGCGCCAGCGACGGCGAGCCGGAGGCGGTCAGCGAGTCGAGCGAGAGCGGCGGGGGCGGTCGGCCCGCGGCGGCAGGGAAGGACGTAGACGCGGCGGAACTCGACGCCGAGGAAGCGGGACAGACGCTCGCGAACTTCGGCGTCTATCCCGACGACTACGGCGCGGGCGACTACGCGCTGGTCTGTTACGCCGACGCCGACGCCGAGGCCCTCGTCGACGAGGTCGACGGCCTGCGGAGCAACTTCGACCACTACGACACCCACGTCCTGACGAGCGTCCGCGCCAATCAGGGACAGACCGCGATCGTCAGCGTCTGGGCGAACGAGCGCGCCGCCGACACCGCCATCGGCTTCCTCACGGATATCGACGCGGTCACGCACAGCGCCCGCGGCTCGCTCGGCGACGCCGGCGAGGCCGACGACGAGGGCGGGGCGAGCGGCGACGGGACTGACGACGCCGAGGCCGAGGAGAGCGAGGACACCACCGCCGCGGACATCCGCGCGGAGCTCGCCGAGGAGGGCGTCTACGCCGGCCAGCCCCACGGCGAGGACGTGTACGCGCTCGTCCTCTACTCCGAGGCCGACCCCGAGACGCTGGACGAGGAAGTGTCGGACCTGCGCGACGGCTTCGGCCGCTACGACACCCACGTCAAGACCGCCGTCTACGGCGACGTAGCCGACGATTCTGACACGACGGCGGTTGTGAGCCTCTGGGACACCGAGAGCGCCGCCGACACCGCCGCTGACTTCCTCACCGATCTGCCGGGGATCGTCGGCCGCCCGCAGGACCGGGAGGGCTTCGGCACGATGGGGATGTTCTACACGGTCAAGCCCGACTACCGCGAGGAGTTCGTCGACACGTTCGGGACCGTCGGCGGACTGCTCGCCGAGATGGACGGCCACCGCGAGACCGCGTTGCTGGCCAACCGCGAGGACGAGACGGACATGTTCATCGCCAGCCGCTGGGACGCCAGAGAGGACGCGATGGCCTTCTTCCGCTCGGACGACTTCCGCGAGACCGTCCAGTGGGGTCGCGAAGTGCTCGCCGACCGACCGCGTCACGTCTTCCTCGCCTGA